The Trueperaceae bacterium genome has a window encoding:
- the phnC gene encoding phosphonate ABC transporter ATP-binding protein, whose protein sequence is MSHIEFREVEVTYKTGLKALKGVTLSIPRGQFLVVVGLSGAGKSTLIRTVNNLVVPSQGSVHVGGANVTAARGRRLRQVRSDIGMIFQTFNLVKRSSVLRNVLAGRLGDVPAWRGVLGAFPRADVAYAHECLARVGIPEKAYVRADALSGGQQQRVGIARALAQRPSVMLADEPVASLDPPTSHAVMSDLKRIAREDGITTIVNLHFIDMAREYADRIVGMRDGQVVFDGTPEEATDQAFEDIYGRPIDREKDLRGS, encoded by the coding sequence TCCCACATCGAGTTCCGCGAGGTCGAGGTCACGTACAAGACGGGCCTGAAGGCCCTCAAGGGCGTGACCCTCTCGATACCGCGCGGCCAGTTCCTCGTCGTGGTCGGCCTCTCGGGCGCCGGTAAGTCGACCCTGATCCGCACGGTGAACAACCTCGTGGTGCCCTCACAGGGCAGCGTCCACGTGGGCGGCGCGAACGTCACCGCCGCGCGCGGTCGCCGGCTGCGGCAGGTGCGCTCCGACATCGGCATGATCTTCCAGACGTTCAACCTCGTGAAGCGCTCGAGCGTGCTGCGGAACGTGCTCGCCGGGCGCCTCGGCGACGTGCCCGCCTGGCGCGGGGTCCTCGGCGCCTTCCCCCGCGCCGACGTCGCCTACGCGCACGAGTGCCTGGCCCGCGTGGGGATACCCGAGAAGGCGTACGTGAGGGCCGACGCCCTCTCGGGCGGCCAGCAGCAGCGCGTGGGCATCGCGCGGGCTCTCGCCCAGCGTCCGTCGGTGATGCTCGCCGACGAACCCGTCGCGAGCCTCGACCCGCCCACGTCGCACGCCGTGATGAGCGACCTCAAGCGCATCGCTCGCGAGGACGGCATCACGACGATCGTGAACCTGCACTTCATCGACATGGCGCGCGAGTACGCCGACAGGATCGTCGGCATGCGCGACGGCCAGGTCGTGTTCGACGGCACGCCCGAGGAGGCCACGGACCAGGCGTTCGAGGACATCTACGGGCGGCCCATCGACCGCGAGAAGGACCTGCGTGGGTCCTGA